From a single Brassica rapa cultivar Chiifu-401-42 chromosome A01, CAAS_Brap_v3.01, whole genome shotgun sequence genomic region:
- the LOC103828233 gene encoding NADPH-dependent aldehyde reductase-like protein, chloroplastic — MAAQSQSLPLAGRVAIVTGSSRGIGRAIVIHLAELGARVVVNYTTKSSDAKLVAAEINGLPAITGNGPRAIVVQANVSEPSQVKSLFDAAERAFESPVHILVNSAGVLDPKYPSIANTSVEDFDRTFSVNTKGAFLCSKEAANRLKQGGGGRIILLTSSMTRGLKPGFGAYAASKAAVETMVKILAKELKGTGITANSVAPGPIATEMFFEGKSSEVVEKIAAENPFGRVGEVKDVVPLVGFLAGDGGEWINGQIIPVNGGYV, encoded by the exons ATGGCTGCACAGTCGCAATCGCTTCCTCTCGCCGGCAGAGTCGCCATAGTCACCGGCTCTTCTCGCGGTATCGGGAGAGCGATAGTGATCCACCTCGCTGAACTCGGTGCGAGAGTCGTTGTCAATTACACAACTAAATCTTCTGACGCCAAGCTTGTCGCGGCGGAGATCAACGGTCTCCCAGCCATTACCGGAAACGGACCAAGAGCGATCGTGGTTCAGGCCAACGTTTCAGAGCCAAGCCAGGTGAAATCTCTGTTCGATGCGGCGGAGAGGGCCTTCGAGTCGCCGGTTCATATTCTGGTTAACTCGGCGGGAGTCCTCGATCCCAAGTACCCTTCGATCGCAAACACATCAGTCGAAGATTTTGATCGCACGTTCAG TGTCAATACGAAAGGGGCGTTTCTTTGCAGCAAGGAAGCTGCTAACAGACTCAAACAAGGAGGCGGTGGTCGGATCATACTCCTCACATCTTCCATGACCCGAGGTCTGAAGCCTGGATTCGGCGCCTATGCAGCATCAAAAGCAGCAGTGGAAACGATGGTCAAGATCCTTGCGAAAGAGCTTAAAGGAACAGGGATCACTGCAAACAGCGTAGCTCCCGGACCAATCGCCACCGAGATGTTCTTTGAAGGAAAGAGCTCGGAGGTTGTGGAGAAGATAGCCGCAGAGAATCCTTTTGGGAGAGTCGGCGAAGTCAAAGACGTGGTGCCTCTCGTTGGGTTCTTGGCTGGTGATGGTGGTGAATGGATCAACGGTCAGATCATTCCTGTTAATGGTGGATATGTGTAA
- the LOC103828234 gene encoding strigolactone esterase D14 translates to MSQHNILEALNVRVVGTGDRILVLAHGFGTDQSAWHLILPYFTPTYRVVLYDLVCAGSVNPDYFNFNRYTTLDSYVDDLLNIIDSLGIQNCAYVGHSVSAMIGIIASIRRPELFSKLILIGASPRFLNDDDYHGGFEEGEIEKVFSAMEANYEAWVQGFAPLAVGADVPAAVREFSRTLFNMRPDISLFVSRTVFNSDLRGVLGLVKVPCCVIQTAKDVSVPASVAEYLKDNLGGDTKVETLKTEGHLPHLSAPAQLAQFLRRALPR, encoded by the coding sequence ATGAGTCAACACAACATCCTCGAAGCTCTTAACGTCCGGGTCGTTGGCACAGGCGACCGGATCCTAGTCCTAGCCCACGGGTTCGGTACAGACCAATCAGCATGGCACTTAATCCTCCCTTACTTCACCCCCACGTATAGAGTCGTCCTCTACGACCTAGTCTGCGCCGGCAGCGTCAACCCCGACTACTTCAACTTCAACCGATACACCACCCTCGACTCTTACGTCGACGACCTCCTCAACATCATCGACTCTCTCGGCATCCAAAACTGCGCCTACGTAGGCCACTCCGTCTCCGCCATGATCGGTATCATCGCTTCCATCCGCCGCCCTGAGCTTTTCTCGAAGCTCATCCTCATAGGAGCTTCTCCTAGGTTTCTCAACGACGATGACTACCACGGAGGGTTCGAGGAAGGGGAGATAGAGAAGGTGTTCTCGGCTATGGAGGCTAACTACGAGGCTTGGGTTCAGGGGTTCGCGCCTTTGGCTGTTGGAGCTGATGTTCCCGCGGCGGTTAGAGAGTTTAGCCGGACGTTGTTTAACATGCGTCCGGACATATCTCTGTTCGTGTCGAGGACGGTGTTTAATAGTGATCTTAGAGGTGTGCTTGGGTTGGTGAAGGTGCCTTGTTGTGTGATTCAGACGGCTAAGGATGTTTCGGTTCCTGCTTCGGTGGCGGAGTATCTAAAGGATAATCTTGGTGGTGATACGAAGGTGGAGACGCTTAAGACTGAAGGGCATTTGCCTCATCTTAGTGCTCCGGCGCAGCTGGCTCAGTTTCTCCGGCGTGCACTTCCTCGgtga
- the LOC103828261 gene encoding LOW QUALITY PROTEIN: probable disease resistance protein RPP1 (The sequence of the model RefSeq protein was modified relative to this genomic sequence to represent the inferred CDS: inserted 2 bases in 1 codon) has protein sequence MDLYLLLVIVATLLCSRIFSFVYAKFRVQENKIIASSSSSSSSSSPKLSLPSNRVHDVFPSFHGKDVRKSFLSHFLKEFGSKGINLFIDNEITRGEYIGPELKKAIQGSRIAIVLLSKRYASSSWCLDELVEIMKCKEELGQTVMPVFYEVDPTDVKKQAGDFGKVFKKTCKGKTNEVTRKWSEALAKVATLAGYHSNNWDNEAKMIEDVATDVATKLFNSTPSRDFDQLIGMEAHMEKISRVLGTDLDEVRMIGIWGPAGIGKTTIARCLFHQLSHTFQYSVFMMNVKAMCTPPICSDDYNVKLHLQQIFLSQLTNQKEDFKISHLGVAQERLNDKKVLVVLDNVDRLVQLEAMAKETRWFGHGSRIIVTTQDRKILKAHGITHIYKVDFPSNREAIQMFCMYAFGQKSPEDGFENLVREVTTLAGNLPLGLRVMGSYFRGMSKQEWENELPGLRMCLDGEIESILMFGYNALSHEDKDLFLHIACFFNYDRMENVVENLLKRFSDVRQRLNVLADKSLISLERERVIMHDLLVQLGRDIVRKQSSEPGQRQFLVDQKEICEVLAEDVAGSRSVIGINFYGDEINVSERAFERMSNLQFLRLGLQINGELDAFHLYGGPSYLSPKLRLLMWKCFPMTCLHCIPNPELLVELVMIDSKLEKLWEGTKPLSNLKWVDLRYSKNLKDVSSLSTATSLQELSLIGCSSLVELPSSIGDSVHLKKLDLSECSSLIELPSSIGNAIHLKELDLRGCSSLVELPSSIGNAIRNFEELNFNDCSSLVGVPSSIGNATNLKRLKFSRCSSLVELPASIGNLHKLESLILEECCKLEVLPVNINLKSLMKLDLTDXKSFPEISTNIEYMYLTGTAIKQVPWIKRISCLYRLVLNGCKELLSLPQLPDSLSVIDAENCESLERLDCSFLNQQIDLNFANCFKLNKEARDVIIQTSTYQFTFLPGKEMPNYFNYQSNGGSLVMKLNERPSPSSMTWKACILLVSAVGIEAAKGEAVHVYHGIKQNSLDVPCSPTHRTMFPLLREHLYIYEFEADVTSDELCFEFWLSSGGFGVDRDSWMIEKCGVHYINTS, from the exons ATGGATCTTTACCTTCTCCTTGTGATAGTTGCTACGCTTTTGTGTAGTAgaatcttttcttttgtttatgccAAGTTCAGAgttcaagaaaacaaaataattgcttcttcttcttcttcttcttcttcttcatctcccaAGTTGTCTTTGCCTAGTAATCGTGTACACGATGTCTTCCCGAGCTTCCACGGAAAAGATGTCCGTAAATCCTTTCTCAGTCATTTTCTGAAGGAGTTTGGGAGCAAAGGAATCAACCTGTTCATCGATAACGAGATCACTAGAGGAGAGTATATCGGCCCTGAGCTCAAGAAGGCAATCCAAGGATCAAGAATTGCGATTGTGTTGCTCTCGAAAAGATACGCCTCTTCATCATGGTGTCTTGACGAGTTAGTAGAGATTATGAAGTGTAAAGAAGAGTTAGGTCAAACAGTGATGCCCGTTTTCTATGAAGTGGATCCAACTGATGTCAAGAAGCAGGCCGGTGACTTTGGAAAAGTCTTCAAAAAAACTTGTAAAGGTAAAACAAATGAGGTTACTAGGAAATGGAGTGAAGCTCTAGCAAAAGTGGCCACCCTCGCTGGttaccattcaaataactg GGATAATGAGGCAAAAATGATCGAAGATGTTGCCACTGATGTTGCAACCAAATTGTTTAACTCCACGCCGTCAAGAGATTTCGACCAATTAATTGGGATGGAAGCTCATATGGAGAAGATTTCGCGGGTTTTAGGCACAGATTTGGATGAAGTGAGGATGATAGGGATTTGGGGGCCGGCTGGGATTGGCAAGACCACCATTGCTAGGTGTCTGTTCCATCAACTATCCCATACTTTTCAATACAGTGTCtttatgatgaatgtcaaagcaATGTGTACGCCACCGATTTGTTCAGACGACTACAACGTGAAGTTGCACTTGCAGCAAATTTTTCTGTCTCAATTAACCAACCAGAAAGAAGATTTCAAGATTTCTCATTTAGGAGTTGCACAAGAAAGACTGAATGACAAGAAAGTTCTTGTTGTTCTTGATAACGTTGATCGGTTAGTACAACTAGAAGCCATGGCCAAAGAAACTCGGTGGTTTGGTCATGGAAGTCGGATTATCGTTACAACGCAAGATCGAAAGATTTTGAAGGCACATGGGATCACTCATATTTACAAGGTTGATTTTCCATCAAATCGTGAGGCTATTCAGATGTTTTGTATGTATGCTTTTGGTCAAAAGTCCCCTGAAGATGGTTTTGAGAACCTCGTACGGGAAGTTACAACACTCGCCGGGAACCTCCCTTTGGGACTAAGGGTTATGGGATCTTATTTTCGTGGAATGTCCAAGCAGGAGTGGGAGAATGAACTACCAGGGCTGAGGATGTGCCTCGATGGAGAAATTGAGAGCATTTTGATGTTCGGTTATAACGCATTATCTCATGAAGATAAAGATTTGTTTCTTCATATAGCCTGCTTTTTCAACTATGATAGGATGGAGAATGTGGTAGAGAATCTTTTGAAGAGATTTTCTGATGTGAGGCAAAGGCTTAACGTCTTAGCTGACAAGTCTCTCATATCTTTGGAAAGGGAACGTGTGATTATGCATGATCTGCTAGTCCAGCTGGGTAGAGATATTGTCCGCAAACAGTCCAGTGAGCCTGGACAACGCCAGTTTCTGGTCGATCAAAAAGAGATTTGTGAAGTACTTGCTGAAGATGTAGCG GGTAGTAGAAGTGTTATTGGCATAAATTTCTATGGAGACGAAATAAATGTGAGTGAGAGAGCATTTGAAAGAATGTCTAATCTCCAGTTCTTAAGACTCGGACTGCAAATTAATGGAGAACTAGATGCATTTCATCTATATGGTGGACCAAGCTATTTATCTCCTAAACTTAGATTACTAATGTGGAAATGTTTTCCGATGACATGTTTGCACTGTATTCCCAACCCAGAGCTCCTCGTGGAACTAGTCATGATTGACAGCAAACTTGAGAAGTTGTGGGAAGGAACTAAA CCGCTTAGCAATCTCAAGTGGGTGGATCTGAGGTATTCAAAAAACTTGAAGGATGTTTCTAGTCTCTCAACTGCCACTAGTCTACAGGAGCTAAGTCTCATAGGATGTTCAAGTTTAGTGGAGCTTCCATCTTCTATTGGGGATTCCGTTCATCTCAAGAAGTTGGATCTCAGTGAATGTTCAAGTTTGATTGAGCTTCCTTCCTCTATTGGGAATGCCATTCATCTCAAAGAGTTGGATCTCAGAGGATGTTCAAGTTTGGTAGAACTTCCCTCCTCTATTGGGAATGCCATAAGAAATTTCGAGGAATTGAATTTTAATGATTGCTCAAGTTTAGTGGGAGTCCCTTCCTCTATAGGAAACGCCACTAATCTCAAGCGTTTGAAGTTTAGTAGATGTTCAAGTCTTGTGGAACTTCCTGCCTCTATTGGAAACCTCCATAAACTAGAATCTTTGATTTTGGAAGAATGTTGCAAGCTGGAGGTTCTTCCTGTCAACATCAACTTGAAATCTCTGATGAAACTTGATCTCACTGA GAAAAGTTTTCCTGAGATCTCGACAAACATCGAATATATGTATCTCACTGGAACTGCGATTAAACAAGTGCCTTGGATCAAGAGAATCTCTTGTCTTTATCGACTTGTACTCAACGGATGCAAAGAGCTCTTATCACTCCCACAGCTTCCAGATTCCTTATCAGTGATAGACGCAGAAAACTGCGAGTCTCTGGAGAGACTAGACTGCTCCTTTCTTAATCAACAGATTGATCTCAACTTCGCCAACTGCTTCAAGCTGAATAAAGAAGCGAGAGATGTCATCATCCAGACATCAACTTATCAATTTACCTTCTTACCCGGTAAAGAAATGCCTAACTACTTCAATTACCAATCTAATGGAGGTTCCCTAGTAATGAAGTTGAACGAGAGGCCTTCACCTTCATCTATGACATGGAAGGCTTGCATCTTGCTGGTTAGTGCAGTTGGGATTGAAGCTGCTAAAGGAGAAGCAGTGCATGTTTATCATGGGATCAAACAGAATAGCCTCGATGTCCCGTGCAGTCCAACACACCGCACTATGTTTCCCCTTTTAAGGGAACATCTGTACATCTATGAATTCGAAGCAGACGTGACTTCAGACGAACTTTGCTTTGAGTTTTGGCTCAGCAGTGGTGGGTTTGGGGTCGACAGAGACTCATGGATGATAGAAAAATGTGGAGTGCATTACATTAATACCAGTTAA